One part of the Methylobacterium mesophilicum SR1.6/6 genome encodes these proteins:
- a CDS encoding OsmC family protein, which yields MEEGPTIRITQVADYVFTVDFSAALPALRTDEAPPIGGGTGPFPEQLLISGVANCLCASLVFALGKFRQDARGVAAEASCRVARNAEGRLRITGIGVHIQLGAAAADMPRIDRVLEQFERFCTVSESVKTGIPVAVSVADREGTRLK from the coding sequence ATGGAAGAGGGACCGACGATCCGGATCACCCAAGTCGCGGATTACGTCTTCACCGTCGACTTCAGCGCGGCCCTGCCGGCGCTCCGGACCGACGAGGCGCCGCCGATCGGCGGCGGGACCGGGCCTTTCCCGGAGCAGCTCCTGATCTCCGGGGTCGCGAACTGCCTCTGCGCCAGCCTCGTCTTCGCCCTGGGCAAGTTCCGGCAGGATGCGCGCGGCGTCGCGGCCGAGGCGTCCTGCCGGGTGGCGCGCAACGCCGAGGGGCGGCTGCGCATCACGGGAATCGGCGTCCACATCCAGCTCGGGGCGGCCGCCGCCGACATGCCGCGGATCGACCGGGTGCTGGAGCAGTTCGAACGGTTCTGCACCGTCTCGGAGAGCGTGAAGACTGGGATCCCGGTCGCCGTTTCGGTGGCCGATCGCGAGGGAACGCGGCTCAAATGA
- a CDS encoding YybH family protein, producing MSDETREAARAPEALASLFNQRANAGDVEGLVALYEPDAVLAAGRVVATGHAEIRTFYADLLARKSDFPNPETLPPLRNDGLAMTFARLPNGAFSVEVAREQVDGTWLWAIDQLKLAPPKG from the coding sequence ATGTCGGATGAGACGCGAGAGGCCGCCCGGGCGCCCGAGGCGCTCGCCAGCCTGTTCAACCAGCGCGCCAATGCAGGCGACGTCGAGGGGCTGGTCGCGCTCTACGAACCCGACGCGGTGCTGGCGGCCGGCCGCGTCGTCGCGACCGGGCATGCCGAGATCCGGACCTTCTACGCCGACCTGCTGGCACGCAAGTCGGATTTCCCGAACCCCGAGACCCTGCCGCCCCTGCGCAACGATGGCCTTGCCATGACCTTCGCGCGGCTTCCCAACGGCGCGTTCTCGGTGGAGGTCGCCCGCGAACAGGTAGACGGGACATGGCTCTGGGCGATCGACCAGTTGAAGCTCGCGCCGCCGAAGGGCTGA
- the serS gene encoding serine--tRNA ligase: MHDIRAIRENPDAFDRDLGRRGLAPLSAELIALDEARKSSVSAAQVNQERRNALAKEIGGAKKAKDEARAASLMAEVAALKGVEPELKAAQDAADAALTDRLAAIPNRPKADVPEGADEHGNVLYRSHAATRERLTEGKEHFELGEAAGLMDFEAAAKLSGSRFVVLKGQLARLERALGQFMIDLHTQEHGYLEVAPPVLVRDAAMFGTAQLPKFEDDQFSVFKGLDYVKSLQRQAGTESAPVSDEHFWLVPTAEVPLTNLVRESILREEELPLRFTALTPCFRAEAGAAGRDTRGMLRQHQFSKVELVSITTPEMSADEHERMLTSAEAVLKKLDLPYRVMTLCTGDMGFASQKTYDIEVWVPGQRTHREISSCSVCGDFQARRMNARYRAKDGKPAYVHTLNGSGVAVGRALIAVMENYQNPDGSITIPSVLHPYMGGLNRIEGTR; encoded by the coding sequence ATGCACGACATCCGCGCCATCCGGGAGAACCCGGACGCCTTCGACCGCGACCTCGGCCGCCGGGGCCTCGCGCCGCTCTCGGCCGAGCTGATCGCCCTGGACGAGGCGCGGAAGTCGTCCGTCTCGGCGGCGCAGGTCAACCAGGAACGGCGCAACGCCCTCGCCAAGGAGATCGGCGGCGCCAAGAAGGCCAAGGACGAGGCGCGTGCCGCTTCCCTGATGGCGGAAGTGGCGGCGCTGAAGGGCGTCGAGCCGGAGCTGAAGGCCGCGCAGGACGCCGCCGATGCGGCCTTGACGGACAGGCTCGCCGCGATCCCGAACCGGCCGAAGGCCGACGTGCCGGAGGGCGCGGACGAGCACGGCAACGTCCTCTATCGCAGCCACGCCGCCACCCGCGAAAGGCTGACCGAGGGCAAGGAGCATTTCGAACTGGGCGAGGCCGCCGGCCTGATGGATTTCGAGGCGGCCGCCAAGCTGTCCGGCTCGCGCTTCGTGGTGCTGAAGGGGCAGCTCGCCCGGCTGGAGCGGGCGCTCGGCCAGTTCATGATCGACCTGCACACGCAGGAGCACGGGTACTTGGAGGTGGCGCCCCCGGTGCTGGTGCGCGACGCCGCGATGTTCGGCACCGCGCAGCTGCCGAAGTTCGAGGACGACCAGTTCTCGGTCTTCAAGGGCCTCGATTACGTCAAGTCGCTGCAGAGGCAGGCCGGTACGGAATCCGCCCCGGTCAGCGACGAGCATTTCTGGCTCGTCCCCACCGCCGAGGTGCCGCTGACCAACCTCGTGCGCGAGTCGATCCTCCGCGAGGAGGAGCTGCCCCTGCGCTTCACCGCCCTCACCCCCTGCTTCCGGGCCGAGGCCGGGGCGGCGGGGCGCGACACCCGCGGCATGCTGCGCCAGCACCAGTTCAGCAAGGTCGAGCTGGTCTCGATCACGACGCCGGAGATGTCCGCCGACGAGCACGAGCGGATGCTGACCAGCGCGGAGGCCGTGCTGAAGAAGCTCGATCTGCCCTACCGGGTGATGACCCTCTGCACCGGCGACATGGGGTTCGCCAGTCAGAAGACCTACGACATCGAGGTCTGGGTGCCGGGGCAGCGCACGCACCGCGAGATCTCGTCGTGCTCGGTGTGCGGCGACTTCCAGGCGCGGCGGATGAACGCCCGCTACCGGGCCAAGGACGGCAAGCCGGCCTATGTCCACACCCTCAACGGCTCGGGCGTCGCGGTCGGCCGCGCGCTCATCGCCGTGATGGAGAACTACCAGAACCCGGACGGGAGCATCACGATCCCGTCGGTGCTCCACCCCTATATGGGTGGGCTCAACCGGATCGAGGGCACCCGTTGA
- the surE gene encoding 5'/3'-nucleotidase SurE codes for MRILVTNDDGIHAPGLSTLEEIARELSDDVWVVAPESDQSGVSHSLSLNDPLRLRQVSEQRFAVKGTPSDCVILGVRHILGDHGPDLVLSGVNRGQNVAEDVTYSGTIAAAMEGTILGIRSIAMSQAYGAGGRGALKWECARTLGAKVVRKILETGIEPGILINVNFPDCEPADVQGVAVAAQGFRNQALLSIDARVDGRGNPYFWLAFAKARFEPGHGSDLKAIAEKRISVTPLRLDLTDEPTLTRFAQAFAA; via the coding sequence ATGCGCATCCTGGTCACCAACGACGACGGCATCCACGCGCCGGGGCTCAGTACCCTGGAGGAGATCGCCCGGGAGCTGTCGGACGACGTCTGGGTGGTGGCGCCGGAGAGCGACCAGTCCGGCGTGTCGCATTCCCTCTCCCTCAACGATCCGCTGCGGCTGCGGCAGGTCTCGGAGCAGCGCTTCGCCGTGAAGGGCACGCCGTCGGACTGCGTGATCCTCGGCGTGCGCCATATCCTCGGCGATCACGGGCCGGACCTCGTCCTGTCGGGGGTCAACCGCGGCCAGAACGTCGCCGAGGACGTGACCTATTCGGGCACGATCGCGGCCGCCATGGAGGGGACGATCCTCGGCATCCGCTCCATCGCCATGAGCCAGGCCTACGGCGCCGGCGGGCGCGGCGCGCTCAAATGGGAGTGCGCGAGGACGCTCGGCGCGAAGGTGGTCCGGAAGATCCTGGAGACCGGGATCGAGCCCGGCATCCTGATCAACGTGAATTTTCCGGATTGCGAGCCGGCCGACGTGCAGGGCGTCGCGGTGGCGGCGCAGGGCTTTCGCAACCAGGCGCTGCTGTCGATCGACGCGCGGGTGGACGGGCGCGGCAACCCGTATTTCTGGCTGGCCTTCGCCAAGGCGCGGTTCGAGCCGGGCCACGGCTCGGACCTGAAGGCCATCGCCGAGAAGCGGATCTCGGTGACGCCGCTGCGCCTCGACCTCACCGACGAGCCGACGCTGACGCGCTTCGCGCAGGCCTTCGCCGCGTGA
- a CDS encoding protein-L-isoaspartate O-methyltransferase family protein — protein sequence MIDLGSLEEAAGNAAFVMALRGRGLRDTAVLRAMEQVSRDAFAPPEHRVHARRDIALPLPCGASMTAPSTVALMLALLRVEPGQRVLEIGTGSGYASALLARLGAGAVLSLERYGTLAADAAARLADLSDVHVVQADGLAPELPDGGFDRILVHGSVDAIPPHWRAALEPGGRLVTGLGGDGLCRAAVLASPEADVGLGAPIRLAALAPGLARVL from the coding sequence GTGATCGACCTCGGCAGCCTGGAGGAGGCTGCCGGCAACGCCGCCTTCGTGATGGCGCTGCGGGGCAGGGGCCTGCGCGACACCGCGGTGCTCCGGGCCATGGAGCAGGTGTCGCGCGACGCCTTCGCGCCGCCCGAGCACCGGGTTCATGCGCGGCGGGACATCGCCCTGCCGCTGCCCTGCGGCGCGTCGATGACGGCGCCGTCTACGGTGGCGCTGATGCTGGCGCTGCTGCGGGTGGAGCCGGGGCAGCGCGTCCTGGAGATCGGCACGGGCTCGGGCTACGCGTCGGCGCTGCTTGCCCGGCTCGGGGCCGGCGCCGTGTTGAGCCTGGAGCGTTACGGGACGCTGGCGGCAGACGCTGCCGCACGCCTCGCCGACCTGTCCGACGTGCACGTCGTCCAAGCGGACGGGCTCGCCCCGGAATTGCCGGATGGTGGCTTCGACCGGATCCTGGTCCATGGCAGCGTCGACGCGATCCCGCCGCACTGGCGCGCGGCGCTGGAACCCGGCGGGCGGCTGGTGACGGGCCTCGGCGGCGACGGGCTGTGCCGGGCCGCCGTGCTGGCCTCACCGGAGGCCGATGTAGGGCTGGGTGCGCCGATTCGTCTGGCAGCTCTGGCGCCTGGACTGGCGCGGGTTCTCTGA
- a CDS encoding DUF4926 domain-containing protein: MSVDAHYIVRRNELRSDLRDLDRVALTAAAVTDDGVTMEVGSEGTIVGVWRDGEAYEVEFAEPAGALATVEAMDLRLVKRANA; the protein is encoded by the coding sequence ATGTCGGTCGACGCGCATTACATCGTCAGACGCAATGAGCTGCGGTCGGATCTGCGGGATCTCGATCGGGTGGCCTTGACCGCCGCTGCCGTGACGGATGACGGTGTCACGATGGAGGTGGGGTCCGAGGGCACGATCGTCGGCGTCTGGCGTGACGGCGAGGCCTACGAGGTCGAATTTGCGGAGCCGGCTGGCGCGCTTGCTACCGTCGAGGCAATGGACCTCCGCCTCGTCAAACGGGCGAACGCTTGA
- a CDS encoding DUF6883 domain-containing protein, whose amino-acid sequence MSPPDWPRSWSLDPRKIDGYLLDEFHIEGGPKARFFKRFGFHLGDPLSLSSALLGHPTETSYIGETVSARGDVKLIFEGPILSPDGRNPHIRTVWRSDATGHAHFVTAVPMT is encoded by the coding sequence TTGAGTCCTCCGGACTGGCCGCGGAGTTGGTCGCTCGACCCGCGTAAGATCGACGGCTACCTGCTGGACGAATTCCACATCGAAGGCGGCCCAAAGGCGCGGTTCTTCAAGCGTTTCGGGTTCCATCTGGGCGACCCGCTCTCGCTCTCGTCGGCGCTGCTCGGTCATCCGACCGAGACCTCCTACATCGGCGAAACGGTCTCGGCGCGTGGGGACGTCAAACTGATCTTCGAGGGACCCATTCTATCGCCGGATGGGCGTAATCCGCATATCCGAACGGTCTGGCGCAGCGATGCGACGGGGCACGCCCATTTCGTCACCGCCGTACCGATGACCTGA
- a CDS encoding phytoene/squalene synthase family protein translates to MPEVEGQTAETGLAFAQSHCEGLVRTGDPDRYYATLFAPAAARPHLFALYAFSLTVARVREAASNPMAGEIRLQWWRDALQGEARGDVRANPVAAALEEAIRVNRLGRQPFVDLIDARVFDLYEDPMPRVNDLEGYCGETASALFRLASLVIGNGSEPGGAGAAGHAGVAYGITGLLRALPWHARSGQVYLPADILGRYGVTREDIVTGRGGPGLRRACADLRDLARQHLKAFEAARPTIAPSAGAAFLPVALVEPYLAAMEHASYDPLNTPVELPRWRRLWRLWRAARRVG, encoded by the coding sequence ATGCCGGAGGTGGAGGGCCAGACCGCCGAGACAGGGCTCGCCTTCGCGCAATCCCATTGCGAGGGCTTGGTGCGGACCGGCGATCCGGACCGCTACTACGCGACCCTCTTCGCCCCCGCCGCCGCCCGCCCGCACCTCTTCGCGCTCTACGCCTTCAGTCTGACCGTCGCGCGGGTGCGTGAGGCCGCCTCGAACCCGATGGCCGGGGAAATCCGCCTGCAATGGTGGCGCGACGCCCTGCAGGGCGAGGCCCGCGGCGACGTGCGTGCCAACCCGGTGGCGGCGGCCCTGGAGGAGGCGATCCGGGTGAACCGCCTCGGCCGCCAGCCCTTCGTCGACCTGATCGACGCCCGCGTCTTCGACCTCTACGAGGATCCGATGCCCCGGGTGAACGACCTGGAGGGATATTGCGGCGAGACGGCCTCGGCCCTGTTCCGGCTGGCGAGCCTCGTGATCGGCAACGGCTCAGAGCCGGGCGGCGCGGGGGCGGCCGGCCATGCCGGCGTGGCCTACGGGATCACCGGGCTCCTGCGCGCCCTGCCCTGGCACGCCCGCTCCGGTCAGGTCTACCTGCCGGCCGACATCCTCGGCCGCTACGGCGTCACCCGCGAGGATATCGTCACCGGTCGCGGCGGGCCGGGCCTGCGCCGCGCCTGCGCCGACCTGCGCGATCTTGCCCGGCAGCACCTGAAGGCCTTCGAGGCGGCGCGCCCGACCATCGCGCCCTCGGCGGGGGCCGCGTTCCTGCCGGTGGCGCTGGTGGAGCCCTACCTCGCCGCCATGGAGCACGCGTCCTACGACCCGCTCAACACGCCCGTCGAGCTGCCGCGCTGGCGCCGGCTGTGGCGCCTGTGGCGGGCCGCGCGGCGGGTGGGGTGA
- a CDS encoding Mth938-like domain-containing protein, whose translation MADQPSPKSFESGFVPGRHIIDTYGNGGFRFAGMSHRGSILLLPSGVRAWDVTEPRNIDRTALRPVQAEAGDIELLLVGTGLDIAAIDPALRGWLKDVGVGLDVMQTGAAARTYNILVAENRKVAAALIAVA comes from the coding sequence ATGGCCGATCAGCCAAGTCCGAAGAGCTTCGAATCCGGCTTCGTGCCGGGGCGCCACATCATCGACACCTACGGCAATGGCGGCTTCCGCTTCGCCGGCATGTCGCATCGCGGCTCGATCCTGCTGCTGCCCTCGGGCGTGCGGGCCTGGGACGTGACGGAGCCGCGGAACATCGACCGCACGGCGCTGCGCCCGGTCCAGGCCGAGGCGGGAGACATCGAGCTGCTGCTCGTCGGAACAGGCCTCGACATCGCGGCGATCGATCCCGCCCTGCGGGGCTGGCTGAAGGATGTCGGCGTCGGCCTCGACGTGATGCAGACCGGCGCCGCCGCCCGGACCTACAACATCCTGGTCGCCGAGAACCGCAAGGTCGCGGCCGCGCTGATCGCGGTGGCCTGA
- the secF gene encoding protein translocase subunit SecF gives MRLLRLWPDESHFDFMRFRRFTFPLSALLSLATVALFLSIGLNFGIDFKGGTLVELQAKSGTADVASIRHTAAGFGFGEPEVQELGNQGTVLVRLPLQPGEQGQTAVMNKAHAAFDKDYDFRRTETVGPRVSGELVQSGTLGVVLSVVAVLLYLWFRFERELALGAIVGTLHDIVLTVGVFIISRIEFNMTSIAAILTIVGYSLNETVVVFDRTRELMRRYKTIPTVDLLNLSINSTMSRTVMTSISSALSLLALVLFGGEAIKGFAVVMLCGVLICTYSAIFISTPVLIYLGLMLSGARAAAERSGVPQPAE, from the coding sequence ATGCGCCTGCTCCGCCTCTGGCCCGATGAATCGCATTTCGACTTCATGCGATTCCGGCGCTTCACCTTCCCGCTCTCGGCGCTGCTCTCGCTCGCCACGGTGGCGCTGTTCCTGTCGATCGGGCTGAACTTCGGCATCGACTTCAAGGGCGGCACCCTCGTCGAGCTGCAGGCGAAGTCCGGCACCGCCGACGTGGCGTCGATCCGGCACACGGCGGCGGGCTTCGGCTTCGGCGAGCCGGAGGTGCAGGAACTCGGCAACCAGGGTACCGTGCTGGTACGCCTGCCGCTGCAGCCCGGCGAGCAGGGCCAGACCGCGGTGATGAACAAGGCGCACGCCGCCTTCGACAAAGATTACGACTTCCGCCGCACCGAGACTGTCGGCCCGCGCGTCTCCGGGGAACTCGTCCAGTCCGGCACGCTCGGCGTCGTGCTGTCGGTCGTGGCGGTGCTGCTCTACCTCTGGTTCCGATTCGAGCGGGAGCTGGCGCTCGGCGCCATCGTGGGCACGCTCCACGACATCGTGCTCACCGTCGGCGTGTTCATCATCAGCCGGATCGAGTTCAACATGACCTCGATCGCGGCGATCCTGACGATCGTGGGCTACTCGCTGAACGAGACCGTGGTGGTGTTCGACCGGACCCGGGAGTTGATGCGCCGCTACAAGACCATCCCCACCGTCGACCTGCTCAACCTGTCGATCAACTCGACCATGTCGCGCACGGTGATGACGTCGATCTCGTCCGCCCTGTCGCTGCTGGCCCTGGTGCTGTTCGGCGGCGAGGCGATCAAGGGCTTCGCCGTGGTGATGCTCTGCGGCGTCCTGATCTGCACCTACTCGGCGATCTTCATCTCGACGCCGGTGTTGATCTATCTGGGCCTGATGCTCTCGGGCGCCCGCGCGGCGGCCGAGCGTTCGGGCGTCCCGCAACCGGCGGAGTAG
- the secD gene encoding protein translocase subunit SecD yields MLRFSRAKIFATLGLILVGLMLAVPSFFSPEQRKGFVASLPSWFPSWIVPTRAIVLGLDLQGGSQLLLEVDQNELIASQAKALRDDVRRVLQQENVRADGGIGLLQRGVQVKIADDAARAKVLPKLQELAQPITTSLGQTAARTLDIAEQPGGVVRLTLTDAGITDRTRRAVSQGIEVIRRRLDSTGTTEPSIQQQGADRILIQVPGEQNPERLERLLGSTAKLEFRMLADSPSGDVDMLPSKDEKGAKVPVERRVMADGGELTDAQPAFDQQSHEPMVSFKFNLRGAQRFGQATSENVGRRMAIVLDNEVVSAPVIRSAITGGSGQITGNFTVQQANDLAVLLRAGALPAKFTVVERRVVGPGLGRDSIEAGKLATLVAAALVVAFMFATYGTFGFIANIALMVHVGLILGLMSVLEATMTLPGIAGIVLTIGTAVDSNVLIYERMREEQRAGRSLISALQAGFDRAFATIIDSNSTMAIAALILFFLGSGPVKGFAVVFILGILTTVITAVTLTRMMIAVWYKTFRPKALPF; encoded by the coding sequence ATGCTGCGCTTCTCCCGTGCGAAGATCTTCGCCACGCTGGGCCTGATCCTGGTGGGGCTGATGCTCGCCGTGCCGAGCTTCTTCTCCCCCGAGCAGCGCAAGGGCTTCGTCGCCAGCCTGCCCTCGTGGTTCCCGAGCTGGATCGTTCCGACGCGCGCCATCGTGCTCGGCCTGGACCTCCAGGGCGGCTCGCAACTCCTGCTCGAAGTCGACCAGAACGAGCTGATCGCCTCACAGGCCAAGGCGTTGCGCGACGACGTTCGCCGCGTGCTCCAGCAGGAGAACGTGCGCGCCGACGGCGGCATCGGCCTGCTCCAGCGGGGCGTGCAGGTGAAGATCGCGGACGACGCGGCGCGCGCCAAGGTCCTGCCGAAGCTCCAGGAGCTGGCGCAGCCGATCACCACGTCGCTCGGCCAGACCGCCGCCCGCACCCTCGACATCGCCGAGCAGCCCGGCGGCGTGGTCCGCCTGACGCTCACCGATGCCGGCATCACCGACCGCACCCGGCGCGCCGTGAGCCAGGGCATCGAGGTCATCCGCCGCCGCCTCGACTCCACCGGGACCACCGAGCCCTCGATCCAGCAGCAGGGCGCCGACCGGATCCTGATCCAGGTGCCGGGCGAGCAGAACCCCGAGCGGCTCGAGAGGCTCCTCGGCTCCACCGCCAAGCTCGAGTTCCGCATGCTCGCCGACAGCCCGTCCGGCGACGTCGACATGCTGCCCTCCAAGGACGAGAAGGGCGCCAAGGTCCCGGTCGAGCGGCGGGTCATGGCCGATGGCGGCGAGCTGACCGACGCGCAGCCCGCCTTCGACCAGCAGTCCCACGAGCCGATGGTGAGCTTCAAGTTCAACCTGCGCGGCGCGCAGCGCTTCGGGCAGGCGACCTCGGAGAATGTCGGCCGCCGCATGGCGATCGTGCTGGACAACGAGGTGGTCTCGGCGCCGGTCATCCGCTCGGCGATCACCGGCGGCTCCGGCCAGATCACCGGCAACTTCACGGTGCAGCAGGCCAACGACCTCGCGGTGCTGCTGCGGGCCGGCGCCCTGCCGGCCAAGTTCACCGTGGTCGAGCGCCGCGTCGTCGGGCCGGGTCTCGGCCGCGACTCCATCGAGGCCGGCAAGCTCGCCACCCTGGTGGCGGCGGCTCTGGTGGTGGCCTTCATGTTCGCCACCTACGGGACCTTCGGCTTCATCGCCAACATCGCCCTGATGGTCCACGTGGGGCTGATCCTGGGCCTGATGTCGGTGCTGGAGGCGACCATGACGCTGCCGGGCATCGCCGGCATCGTGCTGACGATCGGCACCGCGGTGGATTCCAACGTGCTGATCTACGAGCGCATGCGCGAGGAGCAGCGGGCCGGCCGCTCGCTGATCTCGGCGCTGCAGGCGGGCTTCGACCGGGCCTTCGCCACCATCATCGATTCGAACTCGACCATGGCGATCGCCGCCCTGATCCTATTCTTCCTCGGCTCGGGCCCGGTGAAGGGCTTCGCCGTGGTCTTCATCCTCGGCATCCTCACCACCGTCATCACGGCGGTGACGCTGACCCGGATGATGATCGCGGTGTGGTACAAGACCTTCCGGCCGAAGGCCCTGCCGTTCTGA
- the yajC gene encoding preprotein translocase subunit YajC has protein sequence MITPAFAQGAGTAAGGAEIAFQVVPFVLIFVIMYFLILRPQQKRVKDHQALLKSVRRDDTVVTNGGLIGRVTKAADDAAEIEVEIAPNVRVRVVRSMISEVRAKGTVKAA, from the coding sequence TTGATCACCCCCGCCTTCGCGCAAGGGGCCGGTACGGCCGCTGGCGGAGCGGAGATCGCCTTTCAGGTGGTCCCGTTCGTCCTGATCTTCGTGATCATGTATTTCCTGATCCTGCGACCGCAGCAGAAGCGGGTCAAGGACCACCAAGCGCTGCTGAAGTCCGTGCGCCGGGACGACACGGTCGTGACCAACGGCGGACTGATCGGCCGCGTGACCAAGGCTGCGGATGACGCCGCCGAGATCGAGGTGGAGATCGCCCCGAACGTCCGCGTGCGGGTCGTCCGGTCGATGATCTCCGAGGTCCGCGCCAAGGGCACCGTGAAGGCTGCCTGA
- a CDS encoding alpha/beta fold hydrolase, protein MKRVQAGVLDIAYLEFGPPDGPPAVLLHGFPYDVHACTVAAAQLAEAGARCLVPYLRGYGPTRFRDTSTPRSGEQAALGADLVAFLDALGIARAVLAGYDWGGRAACVVSALWPDRSRGLVSCGVGYNIQNIPAAGRPAAPEAEHRLWYQYYLHSERGRAGLAENREAFCRLLWQLWSPTWAFEAATFAATAQAFDNPDFVDVVVHSYRHRFGLVPGDPALVAVEARLAAQPEIAVPSIVLLGADDGVGPPPATDADARRFTGPYRREIVAGVGHNFPQEAPDVFAEAVRALL, encoded by the coding sequence ATGAAGCGTGTGCAGGCCGGCGTGCTGGACATCGCCTATCTGGAGTTCGGACCGCCGGACGGACCGCCCGCCGTGCTGCTCCACGGCTTCCCGTACGACGTCCACGCCTGCACCGTGGCGGCGGCTCAGCTGGCCGAGGCCGGCGCGCGCTGTCTCGTCCCCTACCTGCGCGGCTACGGGCCGACCCGCTTTCGCGACACCTCGACGCCGCGTTCGGGCGAGCAAGCGGCGCTCGGGGCCGATCTCGTGGCCTTCCTGGATGCCCTCGGGATCGCGCGCGCCGTGCTCGCCGGCTACGATTGGGGCGGCCGGGCCGCCTGCGTGGTCTCGGCGCTCTGGCCGGACCGGTCCAGGGGGCTGGTGAGCTGCGGCGTCGGCTACAACATCCAGAACATCCCGGCCGCAGGCAGGCCTGCCGCGCCCGAGGCGGAGCACCGGCTCTGGTATCAGTATTATCTCCACAGCGAGCGCGGCCGCGCCGGCCTCGCGGAGAACCGGGAGGCGTTCTGCCGCCTGCTCTGGCAGCTCTGGTCGCCGACCTGGGCGTTCGAGGCTGCGACCTTCGCGGCGACCGCGCAAGCCTTCGACAATCCGGACTTCGTCGACGTGGTGGTGCATTCCTATCGCCATCGGTTCGGCCTCGTGCCGGGCGATCCGGCCCTCGTGGCGGTCGAGGCACGGCTGGCGGCCCAGCCGGAGATCGCCGTGCCATCGATCGTGCTTCTCGGCGCCGACGACGGCGTCGGCCCGCCGCCCGCCACCGACGCGGACGCCCGCCGCTTCACCGGTCCTTACCGGCGTGAGATCGTCGCGGGGGTGGGCCACAACTTTCCCCAGGAGGCGCCGGACGTCTTCGCCGAGGCGGTGCGCGCCCTGCTGTGA
- a CDS encoding YidB family protein, with protein sequence MAARACRGRTAPDLATRRTSVTGRSMGLLDGARNLIGDVAAAAERALDGAGSGKLALALAKFYPGGLAAFLGRLRETGHGDAVGSWLAAGGRPDSRQTVPASAIAACLPDGVTERLAYDLGVPEGRVATVLSEFLPAAVADQSEDGKLKPQPNFSTQVGA encoded by the coding sequence ATTGCCGCACGCGCTTGCCGGGGCCGGACCGCGCCCGATCTTGCCACGCGGCGAACCAGCGTGACGGGGAGATCCATGGGCCTGCTAGACGGTGCGAGAAACCTGATCGGCGACGTGGCGGCGGCGGCCGAGCGGGCCCTGGACGGGGCGGGCAGCGGCAAACTCGCTCTGGCACTGGCGAAGTTCTATCCCGGCGGTCTGGCCGCCTTCCTCGGGCGGCTGCGCGAGACCGGCCACGGCGATGCAGTCGGGTCGTGGCTCGCGGCGGGCGGACGGCCGGACAGCCGGCAGACCGTGCCGGCCTCCGCGATCGCCGCGTGCCTGCCGGACGGCGTCACCGAACGCCTCGCCTACGACCTCGGCGTGCCGGAGGGCCGCGTGGCCACGGTTCTGTCCGAGTTCCTGCCGGCGGCGGTGGCGGATCAGAGCGAGGACGGCAAGCTGAAGCCCCAGCCGAACTTCAGCACCCAGGTCGGCGCGTAG
- a CDS encoding YidB family protein: protein MSLLDSLGGSLGQMALKALPGIIQQVLPGGLNALLDQLRRSGYESQVNSWLGRGPNEPITADDLRRVLDNEQVRQMAQKLGIPMDQLFPTLARVLPEAVDRHSPDGTLQEPKS, encoded by the coding sequence ATGAGCCTGCTCGATTCCCTCGGCGGTTCGCTGGGGCAGATGGCGCTCAAGGCGTTGCCCGGCATCATCCAGCAGGTGCTGCCCGGTGGCCTGAACGCGCTGCTCGACCAGCTCCGCCGCTCGGGTTACGAGAGCCAGGTCAATTCCTGGCTCGGCCGCGGACCGAACGAGCCGATCACCGCGGACGACCTGCGCAGAGTCCTCGACAACGAGCAGGTGCGCCAGATGGCGCAGAAGCTCGGTATTCCGATGGATCAGCTGTTCCCGACGCTGGCTCGGGTGCTCCCCGAGGCGGTGGACCGCCACAGCCCCGACGGGACGCTGCAGGAGCCGAAATCCTAG